TCTGATTGTGGAGCCGTGCAGATTCTCATCCACGGAAACCGCCTACTCCGCCCTGCACCCGGCGCAGCGGCCGTGAAAGGTCAGGCGGTGGTGCGCGACCTGGAAGCCGAACTCGCGCTCGATGCGGTCCAGCACGGCGCGGTCCAGCCCGCAGAGCGACACCGTGCGCAGCGAGCCGCAGTCGTCGCAGTGCAGGTGGTGCGAGTGCCCGTCGGGCGACACCAGTTCGAAGTGCTCCGCGCCGCCCGTCACCACGGGGCGAGCCATGCCCAGCTCCACCAGCCAGTGCAGCGTGCGGTACACGGTGGCCAGGTCGGTGCCGCCGTCCGCGAGGGCCGCGTGCAGGGCGCGGGCGGTGACCGGGGCGGAGGCGCGCGCCATCTCGCGCACCACGCCCCGCCGCGGGCCCGTGAGCCGGTGGCCCAGCCCGCGAATCGCGTTCAGCGTCTGCTCTTCCAACCTGCCTCCGGGTGCGTCTGCCATCCCCAAAACTACCCGCATCCGGCGCGGAACAACACCCCGCCCCGCACGGACGCCGCACTTGACCCCGGCCGCGCGCCATCCTTATAATGCGGCTGGTCTGGAGGCGGCGGGGAGTAAAATTTTTGAGCCAACACTTTTGAAGCCGGGGCTGCCTCTCGCGGCTGACGCCACGCCCCCCGCGGGAAGGCGGACGCAGCGGAGAAGCCACCGCAACATGTCTCTGACATGGCTTCAAAAATCCTTCCCGCAGCCACCCGGAACAGGCCGGCCCCGCCCCGCGGGGCTGGCCTTTTTCTTCGATCAACGGCCATGGCAGGAGGCTGCGTGCCCACCGTTCGCGTGACCCGCCGCGTGCACTTCAGCGCGGCGCACCGGCTGCACAACCCCGCGCTCTCCGACGAGGAGAACCGGAGCCTGTACGGCCTGTGCAACAATCCAAACTGGCACGGCCACAACTACGAACTCGACGTCACCGTCGAGGGCCGGCCCGATCCGCGGACGGGGTACGTGGTGGATCTGGGCAAGGTGCGCGAGGCCGCCGAAAGCGTCATCGCCGACCTGGACCACCGCAACCTGAA
This is a stretch of genomic DNA from Longimicrobium terrae. It encodes these proteins:
- a CDS encoding Fur family transcriptional regulator, translated to MADAPGGRLEEQTLNAIRGLGHRLTGPRRGVVREMARASAPVTARALHAALADGGTDLATVYRTLHWLVELGMARPVVTGGAEHFELVSPDGHSHHLHCDDCGSLRTVSLCGLDRAVLDRIEREFGFQVAHHRLTFHGRCAGCRAE
- a CDS encoding 6-carboxytetrahydropterin synthase, producing MPTVRVTRRVHFSAAHRLHNPALSDEENRSLYGLCNNPNWHGHNYELDVTVEGRPDPRTGYVVDLGKVREAAESVIADLDHRNLNLDVEWLRDVIPSTENLVVELWGRIAPLIEGGRLARLVLWETPRNSAEYTGE